The following are encoded in a window of Eriocheir sinensis breed Jianghai 21 chromosome 35, ASM2467909v1, whole genome shotgun sequence genomic DNA:
- the LOC127007232 gene encoding ubiquitin-conjugating enzyme E2 J2-like has product MSKPSGTASARLRADYMRIKRDPVPYVTAEPLPSNILEWHYVVEGPEESPYAGGYYHGKLVFPMEYPFRPPSIYMLSPSGRFKTNTRLCLSISDFHPDTWNPAWSVATILTGLLSFMLEQSPTFGSIETSDYEKRHLAQQSLSFNLKNKTFTELFPETTEIIEKKLAQREKELAERAKASENGRQIDQDPTISDSSQQNMDGSQMSALTNLLVVVGFAFFAWTVSYIVSTLSEEQG; this is encoded by the exons ATGTCCAAACCCTCTGGTACGGCATCAGCTCGACTGCGAGCTGATTATATGCGTATCAAGCGTGACCCTGTGCCTTATGTGACTGCAGAACCCCTTCCATCCAACATACTTGAGTG GCACTATGTAGTGGAGGGGCCTGAGGAGAGTCCTTACGCAGGTGGTTATTACCATGGCAAGCTGGTGTTTCCCATGGAGTACCCATTCCGCCCTCCCAGCATATACATGCTCTCCCCATCAGGACGCTTCAAGACCAACACCCGCCTCTGCCTCTCCATTTCTGACTTCCACCCAGACACATGGAACCCAGCTTGGTCTGTGGCAACCATCCTCACGGGCCTCCTCTCCTTCATG CTTGAGCAATCTCCAACCTTTGGAAGCATTGAAACAAGTGACTATGAAAAGAGACACCTGGCCCAGCAGAGTCTGAGCTTCAACCTCAAGAACAAGACCTTCACTGAGTTGTTCCCAGAAACTACTGAG ATCATAGAGAAGAAACTGGCCCAACGAGAAAAGGAACTGGCTGAGAGGGCCAAGGCATCTGAAAATGGGAGGCAGATTGACCAAGACCCAACAATTAGTGACAGCAGTCAGCAGAATATGGATGGAAGTCAGATGTCTGCCTTGACCAATCTTCTGGTTGTAGTAGGCTTTGCATTTTTTGCCTGGACTGTTTCTTATATTGTTTCAACACTAAGTGAAGAGCAAGGATAG